The Rhodococcus rhodochrous DNA window CCGTCAGCAGTTGCGGGTCGACCATGCTGCCGCGCCGCACTCCGCGCAACAGCAGGGTCGGTGCGGCGAGGGACGGAAGGTGCTGCCACCACACCGGATTCGGCGTGTGGAACTGGGCGACGACCGACGGCGTCATCGAGCGGTCGAAGGCGGTGACCGCGCGAGGGTTGAGCGCCATGCTGGTCGCGGCGTGCCACAACTCCACCGGAGTCGGACGGTGGGCCGGCACCTCCGGAACGGGATCCCCCTCCCGCAGCGGCAGGGGTGTCTCCTCGAGGACCAGTCGCCGGACGAGTCCGGGATTCTGTTGCGCGACCAGCGATCCCACGTGCCCACCGAGCGAGTGCCCGACGAGATCGACGGTCTCGACACCGAGGTGGGCACACAGACCGGCGACGTCGGCGGCGAACTCGCCGAAACGATACGAGGCTGCCCGGCCGCTGCGTCCGTGTCCGCGCAGGTCGACGGTGATCACCCGTCGGCCCGCCTTCACCAGGGCTCCGGCGAACCGGGTCCACGTGCGCCCGTCGCCGCCCATCCCGTGCACCAGCAGGACGGGCACGGAACGGGCGGCGGCAGCGGACGGTGCGAACTCGCGATATGCGAGGGCGACCCCGTTCGGCGCGGCGGTGAGGACCGGAGATCTCATGATGCTCGAGCCTACTCAGTCGTAGACGCCCTCCACCCGCCAGCCGTCGGCACCGAAGAACACCAGCAGGGCCCGTGATTCCTCGAGCAGCACCTGCAGACGGGCGGCGCACCGGGCGACGGCCGGGTCCCACCAGTACTCGTCCACCGGCCACGGACCGGCCCATCCGATCACCGTCCAGCTGCGACTTCCCCATCGCAGCCGAGCAGGTGACCCGCTGAGCAGTCCGCGCTCGGTCACCGAGACCGGATTCCCCACGTCGTCGTCCAGCCGGATCGCGGGAGGTGTGTGCAACACCAGCGCGGGAGCGGGGGGCGGGAGCCGGCCCGGCCACGGTGCGTCCGGGTCGGAGTGCGGGATCGCCTCGTCGCCGACGGGCACGAGGACGATCCGTTCGGCGGGTCCCCGGCCACCACCGAGCACGCCGATCCGGACGGCGTCCCCACCGAGCAGGCCCTGCACCCGGACGAGCGCCCGACGTGCCCGTTCGTCCTCGTCGCCGACACCGCCCCACAACCCGAGTTGCAGCGCACCGGCGGCCACGACCTCGACCGGTTCGAGGCGCAGCAGCACGATTCCCGCCGTGGGCCGGTTGGTGTTGCGGCCGGTGAGCCATCCGTCGAGCTGCCATCGCACACGATCGGCCGTGCCCTCGGGGGTGAGCGGCTCGGCGCAGCGCCAGGTGCGCGCGCGTTCCTCACCGGCCCCGGTGCGGGCCGTCACGAGCAGTCGCGTGCACGCGACTCCCGCTGCGGCGAGCCGGGTGTGGAGCAGTTCGGCCAGTGCGCGACCGGCGAAGGCCGCGGCGTCGACCCGTTCCACCGGCGGGTCGCAGGGCTGTTCGACCGTCAGGTCCGGAGGGATCGGCCGTCCCGACGGGGGACGTTCCGGCAGGCCCCGTGCGCTCCGGTGCGCAGCCACGACGTCCGCGTCGAAGCGTGACGCCACATCGATCGAGGACAACGCGGCGAACGCTCCGATGGTGCGGATACCGAGACGGCGCAACAGATCCACCGTGTCGGCCCGCCGAGGAGCCGCCAGCGCCGGTTCCACCGCGAGATACGAGACGGGCAGCGGCGCCAGGAACTCGGCGCCCCTCCCCGTCGGGACCAGCGCGTTCCGGCGCGCGGCGAGGACCGCGGTGGACAACTCGTCGGCGACACCGACCTGGCATTCCACGCCGGTCGCCGCGACCGCGTCGATCAGGGCCTCCGCGGCGGCCTCCTCCGAGCCGAACCACCGGATCACACCGCGCGCGGCGAGGATCACCAGACCCGGGCGCAGCACCTCCACGCCCGGGGCCACCGCATCGATCGCGGCCACCACCGCCTCGAACGTCCGCGCTTCCAGGTCGGGATCCGAGCGGGCCACATGCAGTTCCGGGCAGCGGGCCTGCGCCTCACGTCGTCTCAGACCGCGCCGGACACCCGCGGACCGCGCCGAGGCCGAGCAGGCGACGACACGATTCGCCGAGACCACCGCCACCGGGACGGTCGCGGGCAACTCCGCGGCGGTGGCGGCGGCGACCGCGGGCCAGTCGGGGCACCAGAGGGCCACGACCCGCGCGGGCGCCCGTCGAGAGGACGAGTCGTTCACCGGACCGCTTTACGGAAACGCCCGTCCTCCAGCCGATTCCGCTCTTCGCTCGCCCACTCGACGGCACTGCGGTCGGCGCACACCTCCACGCGGGTGGCGCGCGGAGGGAACGCACGCCCGTGCGCCCGGACCGACAGGCGAGTCGCGCACAACCGGTCCCGGCCGGGACCGTCCACGCCCCGATAACCGTCGATCCGCGCCTCCAGTCGCACGTGGGCACCTTCCCAGCGACCGTCCGTGACCACGAGGACGGACTGCTTGCTCCGCGCCCGGGCGGCGACCGCACGAGCGCGGGACGGCGGCACCGATGCCCCGCCGAGTCCCAGCACCACCAGGTCGATCCCGTCGAGCAGCACCGCGGCGATCTCCACGGGATCCGGTCCGGGATCGGGGATCACGGCCAGCCGGTGCAGGTGGGCCCCCATCTCCGCGGCGGCGAGCAGACCCAGCCGACGCTGACCGATCACGGCGGCGTACCCGCCCGAGGCCGTCACGGACGCGAGCATCCCGAGGAGAAGGGAGGTGGCCCCCGACACCGAGACGACGCTGCCGCGCACCAATCCGCCCTGGGGCAACAGTTCCGCGAGCGGTGCCGGGACGGGCAGGATGCGGCCGGAGGGGGCCTCGACCCGGCCTCGCGCGACGGACGGGACCTCGCCCCGCGCCGGCACTGCCGCGATACGACGTCGCAACGCTTCGATCCGCTCCGCGCGACCCGCTTCCTCGTCGTCCACCGGAAATTCGGCCACCTCGCCCACTGTCACCCCTGTCATCCGCCTGCCGCCTGACACACACGACCGGCCGACCACGGGGAAGTCGTGGCCCGGCTCGCACTCTATTCGAACATACTTTCGATCTTCATCAAGTAGAACCGACCCGAATCCTTCCCGTCAAGCCGGAAGCACCGCCCCCGACGGTGACTACAGTGCAGCTCACACGTTCTTCGGCCGGGGCGAACACCTCCGATCGACTACTCTCGATCGAGTGGCGGAGCAGGCATGGGCAGGACGGGCCGTAGGGCCGGATCACTTGGTGGCCGGTCGATATCGGCTCGACTCCAAGCTCGGCGGTGGCGGCATGGGTGCCGTCTGGCTCGCCCGCGACAACCGTCTGGGCCGCGACGTCGCCGTCAAACAGGTGATCTCCACCGCAGACCTCGATCCCGACGAGGCCGAGGATCTCCGCCGCCGCGCGCTCCGGGAGGGCCGGGCCGCCGCCCAGCTCGCCCACGAGCACGCCATCTCGATGTACGACATGGCTCTGCACTACGGCGAACCGTGGCTCGTCATGGAGCACTTGCCGTCCCGCAGCCTGGCGCAGGTGATGAACGTCGTCGACACTCTCCCGCCGTACGTGGTGGCGCAGATCGGCGCGAACGTCGCCGACGCCCTGACCGCCGCGCACGCCGCCGGGATCGTCCACCGCGACGTCAAGCCCGGCAACATCCTCATCGCCGAACGCGGCCGCGACGCCGGCATCGTGAAGATCAGCGACTTCGGCATCGCCCGCGCGAAGGGCGACAACGACCCCGACGGCGTGATCATCGGCACCCCCGCCTATTTCGCGCCCGAGGTCGCACGCGGCAACGACCCCACCGAGGCCAGCGACGTCTTCTCGCTCGGCGCCACCCTCTACACCGCGGTGGAGGGGCAACCGCCCTTCGGTTTCGAGACCGACTCGATCGCGTTGCTGCACCGGGTCGCGCGGGCGGAGATCATCATGCCCACGCACACCGGTCCGCTCACCGAACCCCTGCTCGAGATGCTCCAGCCCGATCCGGCGCGACGCCCGACGATGGCGCAGGCGCGCGATCTCCTCGCCCGCGTGGTCCTCGGACCGGGCGGATCGGCGGCGGCCCTGCGCGGCCGTCCCATCCAGAACGAGGACGGCACGATCCCGTCGTGGGCACAGCGTTCCGCGCACTTCACCGAACCCGCACGCCCCCGTGGTTCCTTCGTCGACCGTCCCCTCGGTGCGGCGGCTCAGGCCACCGGTGGTCCGAAGAAGTCGGCGAAGGGTTTCGCCCCCGCGGATCTGCTCGACCGTCTGCTCCCGAAGGGTCCCGTGCCCGACAACCCGCAGGACCGCATCGTCGCCTATGCGCCCCTGGCGATGGCGGCGATGGTCGCGGTGATCCTGGTGGCGCTGCTCGTCGCCGTCATCATCGCGCTGGTCGTCTGAACCGACGTCACGCTCAGTCGATGCGGCGGCGGTGGGCCCACCGGGTCAGCGCGTTGCGGTTCGACTGCTGCGTCTTGCGCAACACGTTCGACGCGTGCGTCTCGACGGTCTTCACCGAGATCACGAGTTCCTCGGCGATCTCGCGGTAGGTGTAGCCGCGAGCGAGCAGGCGCAGCACCTCGAGTTCCCGGGGCGTCAGCGAGTCGAGCTCGGGATCGAGTGGCGGTTCCGGTGCGGCCGACCGGCCGGTGAACGAGTCGAGCACGAAACCGGCCAGACGCGGACTGAACACGGCGTCTCCCCCGGCGACCCGCCGGACGGCGTCGGCCAGATCCGGCCCGGAG harbors:
- a CDS encoding DNA polymerase Y family protein, whose amino-acid sequence is MNDSSSRRAPARVVALWCPDWPAVAAATAAELPATVPVAVVSANRVVACSASARSAGVRRGLRRREAQARCPELHVARSDPDLEARTFEAVVAAIDAVAPGVEVLRPGLVILAARGVIRWFGSEEAAAEALIDAVAATGVECQVGVADELSTAVLAARRNALVPTGRGAEFLAPLPVSYLAVEPALAAPRRADTVDLLRRLGIRTIGAFAALSSIDVASRFDADVVAAHRSARGLPERPPSGRPIPPDLTVEQPCDPPVERVDAAAFAGRALAELLHTRLAAAGVACTRLLVTARTGAGEERARTWRCAEPLTPEGTADRVRWQLDGWLTGRNTNRPTAGIVLLRLEPVEVVAAGALQLGLWGGVGDEDERARRALVRVQGLLGGDAVRIGVLGGGRGPAERIVLVPVGDEAIPHSDPDAPWPGRLPPPAPALVLHTPPAIRLDDDVGNPVSVTERGLLSGSPARLRWGSRSWTVIGWAGPWPVDEYWWDPAVARCAARLQVLLEESRALLVFFGADGWRVEGVYD
- a CDS encoding serine/threonine-protein kinase gives rise to the protein MAGRYRLDSKLGGGGMGAVWLARDNRLGRDVAVKQVISTADLDPDEAEDLRRRALREGRAAAQLAHEHAISMYDMALHYGEPWLVMEHLPSRSLAQVMNVVDTLPPYVVAQIGANVADALTAAHAAGIVHRDVKPGNILIAERGRDAGIVKISDFGIARAKGDNDPDGVIIGTPAYFAPEVARGNDPTEASDVFSLGATLYTAVEGQPPFGFETDSIALLHRVARAEIIMPTHTGPLTEPLLEMLQPDPARRPTMAQARDLLARVVLGPGGSAAALRGRPIQNEDGTIPSWAQRSAHFTEPARPRGSFVDRPLGAAAQATGGPKKSAKGFAPADLLDRLLPKGPVPDNPQDRIVAYAPLAMAAMVAVILVALLVAVIIALVV
- a CDS encoding alpha/beta fold hydrolase, with protein sequence MRSPVLTAAPNGVALAYREFAPSAAAARSVPVLLVHGMGGDGRTWTRFAGALVKAGRRVITVDLRGHGRSGRAASYRFGEFAADVAGLCAHLGVETVDLVGHSLGGHVGSLVAQQNPGLVRRLVLEETPLPLREGDPVPEVPAHRPTPVELWHAATSMALNPRAVTAFDRSMTPSVVAQFHTPNPVWWQHLPSLAAPTLLLRGVRRGSMVDPQLLTAAVEALPSASVQEIGCGHSIHRDRARDFAAAVVPFLTDRSVA